From Candidatus Tisiphia endosymbiont of Melanophora roralis, a single genomic window includes:
- a CDS encoding Sca4 family protein, which produces MKDNPQLSNITEVIEPTEEAQDLVTLTNSVSSSSFFGIEEELDPITQAIRQEILQKQRNILKDYIAANLDVTVNYHDDQKFAEYLKNVNNRAIINQAFLNSKVKAELEKTEIAGYKKVHHNFADRFHTISWQDGDRQDNIRSQIVRNDSGDELATIKETTHKINTLVSLSDGTLKQINNYRTIDFPTELVNKSGPMHLSLAVKDENGRNISLDRAVYFTAHYDSQGKLSEISSPKPVRFNGEGDEAIGYIEHLGHVYSLPVTQGKYREMMLALEKNKGQEIDLSQQNITTAQDMIVTVNTVNSDLLVQEEKKQYHHDKQKLAEETLQKTAEHHELAKRQAESISQGMQLTEKSDNVANRQLFEKMSKDSQYIHDMSPEQAILNELQPLTSSREKERKALYKVAELYPDLAGKLVARHYDIHAVVYHKEKTADASSTALEELENLVKICGGL; this is translated from the coding sequence ATGAAAGATAACCCACAACTCAGTAATATTACTGAAGTTATAGAACCAACAGAAGAAGCACAAGACTTAGTTACTTTAACTAATTCGGTCAGTAGTAGCAGCTTCTTTGGTATAGAAGAAGAATTAGATCCTATTACTCAAGCCATCAGGCAAGAAATCCTGCAAAAACAGCGGAATATCTTAAAAGATTATATCGCTGCGAATCTTGATGTAACAGTAAATTACCATGACGATCAGAAATTTGCTGAATATCTTAAAAATGTCAATAACAGAGCAATAATTAACCAAGCATTTCTAAATAGCAAAGTTAAAGCTGAATTAGAAAAAACAGAGATAGCAGGCTATAAGAAAGTTCACCATAATTTTGCTGATCGATTCCATACAATCAGCTGGCAAGATGGTGATAGGCAAGACAATATCAGAAGCCAAATAGTAAGAAATGATTCAGGTGATGAGTTAGCTACTATCAAGGAAACAACTCATAAAATTAATACTCTAGTCTCTTTGTCAGATGGTACTCTTAAACAAATCAATAACTATCGAACCATAGATTTCCCAACAGAATTGGTAAATAAAAGCGGTCCTATGCATTTGTCATTAGCTGTAAAAGATGAAAATGGTCGAAATATTTCCTTAGACCGAGCAGTATATTTTACTGCTCATTATGATAGTCAAGGTAAATTGTCAGAGATCAGTAGTCCAAAGCCAGTAAGGTTTAATGGTGAAGGAGATGAGGCAATAGGCTATATAGAACATCTAGGACATGTCTATAGTTTGCCAGTGACCCAAGGTAAATATCGAGAAATGATGTTAGCTTTGGAGAAGAATAAAGGTCAAGAAATCGACCTATCTCAACAAAATATCACTACTGCTCAGGATATGATAGTTACTGTTAATACAGTCAATAGTGATTTGTTAGTGCAAGAAGAAAAAAAGCAATATCATCATGATAAACAAAAATTAGCCGAAGAAACATTACAGAAAACAGCTGAGCATCATGAGTTAGCAAAACGACAAGCAGAATCAATATCACAGGGAATGCAGTTAACAGAAAAGAGTGATAATGTTGCTAATCGACAATTATTTGAAAAAATGTCAAAAGATTCTCAGTATATCCATGACATGTCTCCTGAACAGGCAATCTTAAATGAATTACAACCATTAACTAGCTCACGAGAAAAAGAAAGAAAAGCATTATACAAAGTTGCTGAGCTATATCCTGATCTAGCAGGTAAGTTAGTAGCAAGACATTATGATATTCATGCAGTAGTATATCACAAAGAAAAAACAGCAGATGCAAGTAGTACGGCATTAGAAGAGTTAGAGAACCTTGTAAAAATATGTGGGGGGTTATAA
- a CDS encoding conjugal transfer protein TraD — protein sequence MYKKIQYPFYNKANIDNMKTYNNYRYSMNNQNTHYLERKQDARKKIMLGGLIIKAGLDYLHPKDDQALYGMLLVSKMLLASKPEMLEQWREIGKDLKKI from the coding sequence ATGTACAAAAAAATTCAGTATCCATTTTATAACAAAGCAAACATAGACAATATGAAGACATATAACAATTATAGATACAGTATGAATAATCAAAATACTCATTATTTAGAACGCAAACAAGATGCTAGAAAAAAGATTATGCTAGGTGGGCTGATAATAAAAGCAGGATTAGATTACTTGCATCCAAAAGATGACCAAGCTCTGTATGGCATGTTACTAGTCAGTAAAATGCTACTCGCTAGCAAACCAGAGATGCTTGAGCAATGGAGAGAAATAGGGAAAGATTTAAAGAAAATATAA
- the traU gene encoding conjugal transfer pilus assembly protein TraU, whose translation MPFSVSASITCKGHFVNPITDICWSCILPISIGNVINIGSGVTPKKRDTKNPSSPVCLCVKANIPVPGITIGFWEPVRLIDVTRTPYCMTNLGGMSLGSDSKRTSSFNRSYDGRHVHDSFYHVHYYIYPLIYWLELITDFICLEQSSFDVAYMSEFDVTWNDEKLQNLLNPEAFLFANPIAQAACGLDCASSTARMPLDSMFWCAGCLGNMYPFSGANADHVGGVQSSSLLAIRIIAKMHRIGLAEETSTDENTRLAGGGKLCRKSKALKIKKSQYKLQMVNPKSTSDSIGCWPLGLSDMMYSTFKEYPYDGQDWGYLVWRKTNCCAF comes from the coding sequence ATGCCATTTTCAGTATCTGCAAGTATTACATGTAAGGGGCATTTTGTCAATCCAATTACTGATATTTGTTGGAGTTGCATATTGCCAATAAGCATAGGTAACGTAATTAATATTGGTAGTGGTGTAACGCCTAAAAAAAGAGATACAAAAAATCCCTCATCACCAGTTTGTTTATGTGTTAAAGCCAATATTCCTGTACCAGGTATCACTATTGGTTTTTGGGAACCAGTAAGACTTATTGATGTTACAAGAACCCCTTATTGTATGACTAACCTTGGTGGTATGTCTCTTGGTTCTGATAGCAAAAGGACTAGTAGTTTTAATAGAAGCTATGATGGCAGGCATGTTCACGATAGTTTCTATCACGTTCATTATTATATTTATCCACTAATTTATTGGCTTGAACTTATTACTGATTTTATTTGTTTAGAGCAGAGTAGCTTTGACGTGGCTTATATGAGTGAGTTTGACGTTACTTGGAATGATGAAAAATTGCAGAACCTGTTAAATCCTGAAGCTTTTTTATTTGCCAACCCTATAGCCCAAGCAGCTTGTGGTTTGGATTGTGCAAGTAGCACAGCTAGGATGCCACTAGATAGTATGTTTTGGTGTGCTGGTTGCTTAGGTAATATGTATCCATTTAGTGGAGCAAATGCTGATCATGTTGGTGGAGTGCAATCAAGTAGTTTATTAGCTATTCGAATAATTGCCAAGATGCACCGAATAGGGCTTGCGGAGGAGACATCAACTGATGAAAACACTCGGTTGGCAGGTGGAGGTAAATTGTGCCGTAAGTCTAAGGCATTAAAGATTAAGAAGAGCCAGTATAAACTACAAATGGTAAATCCAAAGTCAACATCAGATAGCATTGGTTGTTGGCCATTAGGTTTAAGTGACATGATGTATTCAACATTTAAAGAATATCCGTATGACGGACAAGATTGGGGGTATTTAGTATGGCGAAAAACCAACTGCTGTGCTTTTTAG
- the traW gene encoding type-F conjugative transfer system protein TraW: protein MKLILTMILVILLPQITIAKDFGIYGTIFEVKEEGFLAMIERKLKLVDIEQEKSKMLEIAKTRIEQPVAVTNIKRTQKAQDFTYDPSYIIKEDIILPNGKLLHKIGTKVNPLDYINLDKKLIFIDSRDKEQVEWFKQQQSSSVIKAEDKLILVAGRPLDLQKELDREVYFDQAGVLTTKFKIKQVPAIIQQEGKVLRIKEVEID, encoded by the coding sequence ATGAAACTAATACTAACAATGATTTTAGTAATTCTACTACCACAAATAACTATTGCTAAGGATTTTGGCATATATGGAACAATTTTTGAGGTTAAAGAAGAAGGATTTTTAGCAATGATCGAAAGAAAACTAAAATTAGTTGATATAGAACAGGAGAAAAGCAAGATGTTAGAAATCGCTAAAACTCGAATAGAGCAGCCAGTAGCAGTTACCAATATCAAACGTACTCAAAAAGCACAAGATTTTACTTATGATCCAAGCTATATAATAAAAGAGGATATTATTTTGCCAAATGGCAAGCTACTTCACAAGATAGGTACAAAAGTTAATCCACTAGATTATATAAACTTGGACAAGAAGTTGATATTTATTGATAGCAGAGATAAAGAGCAGGTTGAGTGGTTTAAGCAGCAACAAAGCAGCTCAGTAATAAAGGCAGAAGACAAATTGATATTAGTAGCTGGTAGACCACTTGATTTACAGAAAGAACTTGATAGAGAAGTATATTTTGATCAAGCAGGAGTTTTAACAACAAAATTTAAAATTAAGCAAGTACCAGCAATAATTCAGCAGGAAGGAAAAGTTTTAAGAATAAAAGAAGTAGAAATTGATTAG
- a CDS encoding TraE/TraK family type IV conjugative transfer system protein: MEKIIAIGNIEQVARQRNLFLILTLLLCLTALGLSVKLLTNNEKVILMPSLSQEVWISNNGVSKGYLEETSLMYLPLLLDLNPEIIDYKAGIIFKYISQSDATYMRNIQSYFADSKEKYKKFALSTYFSIKSLEVDSKNLQVIAAGMLTSRFGDKGFEVSPASYQLSYEWAGRQLRLKEFVRIKEGQETAQHNKENDKDKK; this comes from the coding sequence ATGGAGAAGATAATAGCAATAGGTAACATCGAGCAAGTAGCAAGACAGCGAAATTTGTTTTTAATACTGACGTTGCTGCTTTGCCTAACTGCTTTAGGACTATCAGTTAAATTATTGACAAACAATGAGAAAGTAATATTGATGCCAAGTCTTAGCCAAGAAGTATGGATTAGTAATAATGGAGTCTCCAAAGGATATTTGGAAGAAACAAGTTTAATGTACTTACCATTGTTACTAGATTTAAATCCAGAAATAATAGACTATAAAGCAGGTATCATATTTAAATATATTTCGCAAAGTGATGCTACCTATATGAGAAATATTCAAAGTTATTTTGCAGATAGCAAAGAGAAGTACAAAAAATTTGCCTTATCAACCTACTTTTCCATCAAAAGCTTGGAAGTTGATAGTAAGAATTTGCAGGTAATAGCTGCTGGCATGCTAACCTCAAGGTTTGGTGATAAGGGCTTTGAGGTTAGTCCTGCTTCTTATCAATTATCTTATGAATGGGCAGGTAGACAGCTAAGACTTAAAGAATTTGTAAGAATCAAAGAAGGTCAAGAAACGGCACAACATAACAAAGAAAATGATAAAGATAAAAAATAA
- a CDS encoding HD domain-containing protein: MTGKKVIILLHSLHESHSQQLQEFLKKEFLDKIKACSKRHSTIIDVPVVKLALKYVIKHQADQKRHSGEPFYHHPIQVALIAAGISCKTEIIAASLLHDIVEDTELTISQIQFSFGTKIAELVNKLTKLDDIAIKKVKIEGEHALQKLRESEDIDAWYIKLADRLHNMQTLHYIKSKEKQKRIAFDTLKNFIPLAKLARVEWIEQELYTLAIKILEDN; the protein is encoded by the coding sequence ATGACCGGTAAAAAAGTCATTATCCTGCTACATTCGTTACATGAGTCTCATAGTCAGCAACTACAAGAATTTTTGAAAAAGGAATTCTTAGATAAAATTAAAGCATGTAGTAAAAGGCACAGTACCATAATAGATGTTCCTGTTGTAAAACTGGCATTAAAATACGTTATCAAACACCAAGCAGATCAGAAACGACACTCTGGTGAGCCATTTTACCATCATCCAATACAGGTTGCATTAATAGCAGCTGGGATTTCCTGTAAAACTGAAATAATAGCAGCATCCTTATTGCATGATATTGTAGAGGATACAGAACTGACTATTAGTCAGATACAGTTTTCATTTGGCACAAAAATAGCAGAATTAGTTAACAAACTGACGAAGCTTGATGATATTGCAATAAAAAAAGTAAAAATTGAAGGAGAACATGCCTTGCAGAAATTACGTGAGTCAGAAGATATAGATGCATGGTATATCAAGCTTGCTGATAGGTTACATAATATGCAAACTCTTCATTACATTAAGTCAAAAGAGAAACAGAAAAGAATCGCTTTTGATACTTTAAAGAACTTTATACCGTTGGCAAAACTAGCTCGGGTAGAATGGATAGAACAAGAACTATACACATTAGCTATCAAAATATTAGAGGATAATTAA
- a CDS encoding type II toxin-antitoxin system VapC family toxin — translation MRYMLDTNILSELNRKIPNPKVLAWIDKIPTKLLYISCISVGEIKKGILKKAKTDKSTALNLENWLEEILITYSNKILNVDLAVCQKWAELLVIDGTNDIDSQFAAQAIVHDMVLVTRNTKHFTKFAVKLLNPFEEFE, via the coding sequence ATGAGATATATGCTTGATACCAATATACTTTCAGAATTAAACAGAAAGATACCAAATCCTAAAGTGCTTGCATGGATTGATAAAATTCCTACGAAGTTATTATATATTAGCTGCATTAGTGTTGGGGAGATAAAAAAGGGGATACTAAAGAAAGCTAAAACTGATAAATCAACAGCGTTAAATTTAGAGAATTGGCTAGAAGAAATACTAATAACCTATTCCAATAAAATATTAAATGTTGATTTAGCTGTCTGTCAAAAATGGGCTGAGTTATTAGTAATAGATGGAACAAATGATATAGATAGCCAATTTGCTGCCCAAGCAATAGTTCATGATATGGTTTTAGTTACTCGTAATACCAAGCATTTTACTAAATTTGCAGTAAAATTACTAAATCCTTTTGAGGAATTTGAATAA
- the trbC gene encoding type-F conjugative transfer system pilin assembly protein TrbC yields MAKNQLLCFLVTLLFNSSHLTIAQNISNTNSELLNNIKNIEATDQQQDWAKKLGHAGQILTREAILQKLCELDKHHCLKQGRNCSDKELIDKELINPAVLKIFISSGMPSNLLKTYHQQAVKYGGTLVFKGLPNGSFKELSKLVMSISENGEVGSMQIDDEAFDQFDINVVPAILLVKQEGYLDGCFGKSCKVTYDKITGSIGIKVALEKFAINGDLSQEAQELLQR; encoded by the coding sequence ATGGCGAAAAACCAACTGCTGTGCTTTTTAGTTACATTACTATTTAACAGTAGTCACTTAACTATAGCACAAAACATCAGCAACACTAATAGTGAATTGCTAAATAACATAAAAAATATTGAGGCAACTGATCAGCAGCAAGATTGGGCTAAAAAATTGGGACATGCAGGACAAATACTAACAAGAGAAGCTATTTTACAAAAGCTGTGTGAGTTAGATAAGCATCATTGTTTAAAGCAAGGACGAAATTGCAGTGATAAAGAATTAATAGACAAAGAACTTATTAATCCAGCAGTGCTTAAGATATTTATAAGTAGCGGAATGCCAAGTAATTTACTGAAGACCTATCATCAGCAAGCAGTAAAATATGGTGGAACATTGGTATTTAAGGGATTACCCAATGGTAGTTTTAAAGAACTTAGCAAACTAGTTATGTCAATATCAGAAAATGGTGAAGTAGGCAGTATGCAAATAGATGACGAAGCTTTTGATCAGTTTGATATTAATGTTGTGCCAGCTATTTTGTTGGTTAAACAAGAAGGTTACTTAGATGGGTGTTTTGGTAAATCTTGCAAAGTTACCTACGATAAGATTACTGGCAGTATAGGTATAAAAGTAGCTTTAGAGAAATTTGCGATTAATGGTGATTTATCACAAGAAGCACAAGAGTTGTTACAAAGATAA
- a CDS encoding TraC family protein gives MNIANFLQNIGNICGLTSPAEVNYDSTQLLKEHTEQNTKGAKSLAGYLSYRYFDPKCNIFFNENNVIGFMLEIAPIVGTDVNLEKNLSLFFNNELPVNCYLQFLLIASHNIEQKLKLWSNARSNPNQMLQQLTEFRREFISKCAKDFTSSDGRMAKDFRIYVSFSKKSEGNNSVKSIEEVVVFQSKLVKKLQAIKLSPRICDAQNLMFVAGDMAQMQMQERLSRKYDPINPLANQILTPLSRTIVKEDCLIHLDSIYNDNGLKPNKLTSNNLASNKLVSKCFYPSMLPEQWSLLEMINLLGSASDHSLPARLIISYTVANNVSKTQSSKILARGHRSIHAAEQWYARHDTNLKKEALEWREIIAKAKNGEQFLTESLQIMITAPQSEIEIAEEFLISLYNAHDFQLQVNKHLQLPAMLSQLPMHQALSWKFLQHFQLVKIAQAKEVIAKLPIHGEWKGVNQSGVLLIGRRGELFNWNPFVRINSGNYNVAVMAPSGSGKSVFLQELATSMLAQNASVFILDIGGSYQNICELIGGETIRFNQHSNISLNPFAQIAGSGTKHAKALSMLARNYNLVEIGSVTGLSLEQIEMLTAKDQDQNLDLDQRIEILQIGNHFVTKDSIIYAKSIIGAMCGVSKDAHKEAIIERAINEGIEKHGTTLDITKLTKVLEELEGATTAKALAETLYPYSEKGVHGKFFEQGKAASFKEILTIFEFEEVKNDPILLAVILQVVLMQVTMQFLCGDRSKQFLLIVDEAWMILDYSAKFLESFGRTVRKYGGSLVICVQNFTDFQKSDERRSILENSAWTVILKQDEKGLNSFSTSEAFKDIVPLIESISLIPSKYAEMLLISTGLKVVGRLSLDPYSQVLYSTEAADFKYLLEARRSGLSKDEAVKALAKKYGELAILPTTEKMDK, from the coding sequence ATGAACATAGCTAATTTCTTACAAAATATAGGCAATATTTGTGGTTTGACTAGTCCTGCCGAAGTAAATTACGACAGTACACAACTGTTGAAAGAACATACCGAACAAAATACTAAAGGAGCAAAATCTTTAGCAGGATATCTAAGTTATCGATATTTTGATCCTAAATGTAATATCTTCTTTAATGAAAATAATGTAATAGGCTTCATGCTAGAAATAGCTCCGATAGTTGGAACAGATGTTAATTTGGAAAAAAACTTAAGCTTATTTTTTAACAATGAATTACCAGTAAATTGCTATTTACAATTTTTACTGATTGCTAGTCATAATATAGAGCAAAAACTAAAATTATGGAGTAATGCTAGAAGTAATCCTAATCAGATGTTACAGCAATTAACAGAATTCCGTAGAGAATTTATTAGTAAGTGTGCTAAAGATTTTACAAGTTCAGATGGAAGGATGGCTAAAGATTTTCGGATATATGTTTCTTTTAGCAAAAAAAGTGAAGGTAATAATAGTGTAAAATCTATTGAAGAAGTAGTAGTGTTCCAAAGCAAATTAGTAAAAAAGCTGCAAGCAATAAAATTATCTCCCCGTATATGTGATGCACAAAATTTAATGTTTGTAGCAGGCGATATGGCACAAATGCAAATGCAAGAAAGATTAAGCCGTAAATATGATCCAATAAACCCTTTAGCTAATCAAATCTTAACACCACTTTCAAGAACCATTGTTAAAGAAGACTGCCTAATTCATCTAGATAGTATTTATAATGATAATGGATTAAAACCAAACAAATTAACATCTAATAACCTAGCTTCTAACAAGTTAGTCTCTAAATGTTTTTACCCAAGTATGCTACCAGAGCAGTGGTCATTACTGGAGATGATTAATTTACTTGGTTCAGCCAGTGATCATAGTTTACCAGCAAGACTAATAATTAGTTACACAGTGGCAAATAATGTAAGTAAAACACAAAGCTCAAAAATTCTAGCAAGAGGACATAGGAGCATACATGCTGCTGAACAATGGTATGCAAGGCATGATACTAACTTGAAGAAAGAAGCTTTAGAGTGGCGGGAGATAATTGCTAAAGCTAAAAATGGTGAGCAGTTTTTGACAGAATCACTGCAAATAATGATTACTGCACCTCAGTCAGAAATAGAAATAGCGGAGGAATTTTTAATTAGCCTATATAATGCACACGACTTCCAATTACAAGTTAATAAGCATCTCCAATTACCAGCAATGTTATCTCAGTTACCAATGCATCAGGCACTTAGTTGGAAGTTTTTACAGCATTTCCAGCTAGTTAAAATTGCTCAGGCTAAAGAAGTGATAGCCAAGTTGCCGATCCATGGTGAGTGGAAAGGAGTAAACCAAAGTGGAGTTCTATTAATAGGACGCAGAGGTGAGTTATTTAATTGGAATCCATTTGTAAGAATCAATAGCGGTAATTACAATGTAGCTGTTATGGCACCATCTGGTTCAGGTAAGTCAGTATTTTTGCAAGAACTAGCTACTTCAATGCTAGCACAAAACGCTTCAGTATTTATCTTAGATATAGGTGGTAGTTATCAAAATATCTGTGAGTTAATCGGTGGGGAAACAATTAGATTTAATCAGCATAGTAATATTTCTTTAAATCCTTTTGCTCAAATAGCAGGTAGTGGAACAAAACATGCTAAGGCTCTTTCTATGCTTGCTAGAAATTATAATTTAGTGGAAATAGGATCAGTTACTGGTTTGTCCTTAGAACAAATTGAAATGCTTACTGCTAAGGATCAAGACCAAAACCTAGACCTAGATCAAAGAATAGAGATATTACAGATAGGCAATCATTTTGTCACTAAGGATAGTATCATATACGCAAAAAGCATTATTGGTGCTATGTGTGGTGTTAGCAAGGATGCTCATAAAGAAGCTATCATTGAACGAGCAATAAATGAGGGTATAGAAAAACATGGTACTACGCTAGATATTACCAAACTTACTAAAGTATTAGAAGAATTAGAGGGGGCAACTACAGCAAAAGCTCTTGCTGAAACTTTATACCCTTATAGTGAAAAAGGAGTACATGGTAAATTTTTTGAGCAAGGTAAAGCTGCATCATTTAAAGAAATACTAACCATTTTTGAGTTTGAGGAGGTCAAGAATGATCCAATATTACTGGCGGTAATATTACAGGTAGTATTGATGCAAGTAACTATGCAGTTCTTATGTGGTGATAGGTCGAAGCAATTTTTACTTATTGTTGATGAAGCTTGGATGATTTTAGATTATTCAGCCAAGTTCTTAGAAAGCTTTGGTAGAACTGTTAGAAAATATGGGGGTTCATTAGTGATTTGTGTACAAAATTTTACTGATTTTCAAAAAAGTGATGAGCGTAGGAGCATTTTAGAAAATAGTGCTTGGACGGTAATATTAAAGCAAGATGAGAAAGGACTAAACTCATTTAGTACTTCAGAAGCCTTTAAAGATATTGTGCCGTTGATTGAGTCTATTAGTTTGATACCAAGTAAATATGCTGAGATGCTGCTGATATCTACTGGCTTAAAAGTTGTTGGACGTCTTAGTCTAGATCCATACTCGCAAGTATTATACTCAACAGAAGCAGCTGATTTTAAATATTTATTAGAAGCAAGACGCAGTGGTCTTAGTAAAGATGAAGCAGTAAAAGCCTTGGCAAAAAAATATGGTGAGCTAGCTATTCTGCCAACTACAGAAAAAATGGATAAGTAA
- a CDS encoding TrbI/VirB10 family protein, which yields MWHNHFEDLLNDNRRKFDERLQLAETNFKEKEQKLQEEIKLELTKMQIQLNFAKNELISSTEELKRMRQIHQEAEQNTKGKDFGSDVNIGVIDLNGEIEFDKPKDAKIYIPKTSYVSGYLLGGLAVSTALNTPNEHATPIVIRLTERGNLPKNFNLDITTCRILGSSYGDLSSERVIIRLEKMVCIDPITELVITSNIAGIVHGPDGMNGIKGKVVATSSKHIKNALIGGVISGLSQSSKGLDSMTITSLGAIASQKKGFKDMVTDGILSGTSNAAEKIADYYLRMAENMSPVLTIPSGVKVDVVFMKGFFVGELTTHKKITKERTKKPTNKQYGEQ from the coding sequence ATGTGGCACAACCACTTTGAAGATTTGTTAAACGATAATAGGCGTAAATTTGATGAACGCTTACAGTTAGCAGAAACAAACTTTAAAGAAAAAGAACAAAAGCTACAAGAAGAGATAAAATTAGAACTAACTAAAATGCAGATTCAACTGAATTTTGCTAAAAATGAGCTGATCAGTAGCACAGAAGAATTAAAAAGAATGCGTCAAATTCACCAAGAAGCAGAGCAAAATACAAAAGGTAAGGATTTTGGCAGTGATGTAAATATTGGTGTTATAGACTTAAATGGTGAAATAGAATTTGATAAACCAAAAGATGCTAAGATTTATATCCCTAAAACTTCTTATGTTAGTGGCTATTTACTTGGTGGTCTTGCAGTATCTACCGCATTAAATACCCCAAATGAACATGCTACTCCAATAGTAATTAGATTAACAGAAAGAGGCAACTTACCCAAGAACTTTAATCTTGATATTACTACCTGCCGTATTTTAGGTAGTAGTTATGGTGACTTATCCAGCGAAAGAGTAATTATCCGCTTGGAGAAAATGGTTTGTATTGATCCAATCACAGAGTTAGTAATTACCAGTAACATAGCTGGAATAGTGCATGGACCAGATGGTATGAATGGCATTAAGGGGAAAGTAGTAGCTACGAGCAGTAAGCATATAAAAAATGCCCTAATAGGTGGAGTTATTAGCGGGCTTAGCCAAAGTAGTAAAGGTCTAGATAGTATGACTATCACTAGCCTTGGAGCAATTGCTAGCCAAAAGAAAGGTTTTAAGGATATGGTAACAGATGGTATTTTATCAGGAACATCGAATGCTGCTGAGAAAATAGCTGACTATTACTTAAGAATGGCAGAAAACATGTCGCCTGTTCTTACTATACCTAGTGGAGTAAAGGTAGATGTTGTCTTCATGAAAGGCTTTTTTGTCGGAGAATTAACCACCCATAAAAAGATAACCAAGGAAAGAACCAAAAAACCAACAAATAAACAATACGGAGAACAGTAA
- a CDS encoding type II toxin-antitoxin system prevent-host-death family antitoxin yields MQKWQLQEAKEHFEELVDSALHGEMQKIVKSSRDVVYIVSAEKYKARVPKKSFKEMLLSIPKTVDDEEDLFERAQGKARDVEL; encoded by the coding sequence ATGCAAAAATGGCAATTACAAGAAGCAAAGGAACATTTTGAAGAATTAGTTGATAGTGCATTGCATGGTGAAATGCAAAAGATAGTAAAGTCATCTAGAGACGTAGTATATATAGTTTCTGCTGAAAAATACAAAGCAAGAGTTCCAAAGAAAAGTTTTAAAGAAATGCTTTTATCAATACCTAAAACTGTTGATGACGAAGAAGATTTATTTGAAAGAGCTCAAGGCAAAGCTAGAGATGTTGAATTATGA
- a CDS encoding type-F conjugative transfer system secretin TraK yields MIKIILIIAMILTSNAALAAQEFEYIAGNKIKAKISASNVNRIEFGKIGIAQIIGDESKYKIIVDSKAQNIFLSPKIPTAQTLELALVNFSGNVADLILKVEDMEGQIIKISMDSFYNKPSNGFLNNSAVNNKCSVNTQEQEIAGMIRNMIADKEGKYYVTHVKRKIDRLHNIGLSIEQDRIYRFGKLIGARLVAINRKAQGLVHLKEVDFSNLFDFCLATTIDKTILLPKDKGFVWIVAKEQDRD; encoded by the coding sequence ATGATCAAAATAATACTAATAATTGCCATGATACTAACGAGTAATGCAGCACTTGCAGCACAAGAATTTGAATATATAGCTGGCAATAAAATCAAGGCTAAAATAAGTGCAAGTAACGTTAATAGAATAGAGTTTGGCAAAATAGGCATAGCACAAATTATTGGTGATGAAAGCAAGTATAAAATAATAGTGGATAGCAAGGCACAAAACATATTTTTATCACCGAAAATTCCAACTGCTCAGACTTTGGAGCTAGCCTTAGTCAACTTTTCTGGGAATGTTGCTGATTTAATACTTAAAGTAGAAGACATGGAAGGGCAAATTATCAAGATTTCCATGGATAGTTTTTATAATAAGCCATCCAATGGTTTCCTAAATAATTCAGCTGTTAACAATAAATGCTCAGTAAACACCCAAGAACAAGAAATTGCTGGAATGATAAGGAACATGATTGCTGACAAGGAAGGTAAATATTACGTTACTCATGTAAAAAGAAAAATTGACCGCTTACATAACATAGGACTTTCCATAGAGCAAGATAGGATTTACCGTTTTGGTAAGCTTATTGGAGCAAGATTAGTAGCAATCAACAGGAAAGCTCAAGGCTTAGTTCATCTTAAAGAAGTAGATTTTAGTAATCTATTTGATTTTTGTTTAGCTACCACTATCGACAAAACCATACTTCTTCCTAAAGATAAAGGATTTGTTTGGATAGTAGCAAAGGAGCAAGATAGGGACTGA